A region from the bacterium genome encodes:
- a CDS encoding transposase, with amino-acid sequence MTLSLSVSFEGLLNIFSDCFTKSSFENFKTLITGWVLTPGRKTITRVIQSADAVNKKHHSCFYNFFSRAKWNIDLLSKLVAKMIVKVFIPTGNPIVTAGDDTLYAKSGHKIPGTGMFRDPVLSTKNITVLRWGQNWVTLGIILKLPFFNERYICLPIMARYCSKKQPYSTKEDIHQTRCQLMVEMLCLFASWFPEYKSIHVVDGAYANNTVVPDLPKNVEIVSRIRKDAAIFTSPPKPTGKRGAPRKKGDRLPTPEQIANHPSIPFKEIEATVYGETRIFMVKGIKALWYRVAKDRLLYILIVRDPLGKYNDEFYFTTDFSLLPWDVLELIAGRWSIEVTHRDSKQYLGINDPQIRNPKSVKREIPFGFLIMSLIILWYAKYGYKSCYDIRPKAPWYNQKQTPSFLDMLATLRRSLWASAFFDNSTSEVKMQKISGGFDPVFAPFNQNKELDTDKKVLNPLKFIIQIASMAA; translated from the coding sequence GAGTAATTCAGTCAGCAGATGCAGTTAACAAAAAACATCACAGTTGCTTCTACAACTTCTTTAGCAGAGCTAAATGGAATATCGATCTCTTGAGCAAATTGGTGGCAAAAATGATTGTTAAAGTCTTTATACCCACAGGAAATCCCATCGTCACTGCTGGTGATGATACACTCTATGCTAAAAGTGGTCACAAGATACCAGGAACAGGTATGTTTAGAGATCCTGTGCTTTCCACCAAGAACATTACAGTTCTTCGATGGGGACAGAACTGGGTTACCTTGGGTATCATACTCAAACTCCCTTTTTTCAATGAGCGCTATATCTGCCTGCCTATTATGGCAAGGTATTGTTCTAAAAAGCAACCCTATTCTACAAAAGAGGATATTCACCAAACTCGTTGTCAGCTTATGGTTGAGATGCTTTGCCTATTTGCTTCCTGGTTTCCTGAGTATAAGAGTATTCATGTCGTCGATGGTGCTTATGCCAACAATACTGTTGTTCCAGATCTTCCAAAGAACGTTGAGATTGTGAGTCGTATTCGCAAGGATGCAGCTATCTTTACATCACCTCCCAAGCCAACAGGAAAGAGAGGGGCACCTCGAAAAAAGGGTGATCGTCTACCCACTCCAGAACAAATTGCAAATCATCCAAGTATCCCCTTCAAGGAGATAGAAGCAACTGTTTACGGAGAAACTCGCATCTTCATGGTTAAAGGAATCAAAGCCCTTTGGTATAGAGTTGCCAAAGATCGACTTCTTTATATCCTCATTGTCAGAGACCCTCTGGGTAAATATAATGATGAATTCTACTTTACCACTGACTTTTCTCTTTTACCCTGGGATGTCTTAGAGCTTATTGCTGGTCGATGGTCTATAGAGGTTACCCATCGAGACAGCAAACAGTATCTTGGGATTAATGATCCTCAAATCCGAAATCCAAAGAGTGTCAAAAGAGAGATTCCATTTGGCTTTCTCATTATGAGCCTTATCATCCTTTGGTATGCCAAGTATGGTTATAAATCTTGTTATGATATTAGACCAAAGGCTCCCTGGTATAATCAGAAACAGACGCCATCCTTTCTTGATATGTTAGCTACTTTACGTCGTAGTTTATGGGCTTCTGCATTTTTTGATAACTCAACCTCAGAGGTTAAGATGCAAAAAATTTCTGGGGGTTTTGACCCTGTTTTTGCCCCTTTTAACCAAAATAAAGAGCTTGACACGGATAAGAAGGTTTTAAATCCCCTTAAATTCATAATTCAGATAGCCTCAATGGCAGCATGA